In one Cyprinus carpio isolate SPL01 chromosome B2, ASM1834038v1, whole genome shotgun sequence genomic region, the following are encoded:
- the LOC109099306 gene encoding nucleolar transcription factor 1-A-like isoform X4, giving the protein MDINSTPIRPVCFWAAEARFLERGGRVSLSGSRMNVGTQLIGLVLEVLAGLAKSPTLLHWNQIFLSCHLAKEVSRWSLVNSVIMNGSTSVSGTQTARLKSESVADTWSKEDCLTLLERIRSLLPDGDTMKYKTTESHFDWEKVGFGGFTGDMCKQKWQKVSTEVRKYRTMTELIVDATEHVKNPYKGKKLKTHPDFPKKALTPYFRFFMEKRAKYAKIHPEMSNLDLTKILSKKYKELPEKKKLKYIQEFQREKEAFEKNMARFKEDHPDLIEERKKSDLPEKPKTPQQLWYNHEKKAFMKVHPEVSQKDLKEALRRQWSQLPDKKRLKWISKALELQKQYEDSMRAYLEAHPDANSEEHVKSVLTKAERQLKDKFDGRPTKPPPNGYSLYCAELMVTMKDVPSTERMVLCSKKWKLMTQKEKDMFQKQCEQRKKQYEIDIQRFLESLPEEERERVLGEEKMGGTKLNIAGVGSPLRAKSPSVKERCRDPEQDQCVHGLLKEKRDGKKKTRLPETPKTPEEMWQQNVIGDYLAKYRNDRKKAQNAMDAAWKAMEKKEKIPWIKKAAEDQKRYEVQYRTVRELLEMRTVLSGQGQRKPKFDGEPKKPPVSGYQMFSQELLTNGELNHFSLKERMVEIGKRWHKLSQSQKDKYKKQVEEQQLEYKAELDAWVKSLSPQERAVYKEFSSTKRRSTTKARGPGAKVQVTKGKAQDTSDSDEDDEKTDTSDSEDDDDESSGSTDSDDDDEDDENEDDDDDDDNDDDDQSDGSSSSSSEDSIDSDSD; this is encoded by the exons ATGGATATCAACTCAACACCAATTAGACCCGTGTGTTTTTGGGCTGCAGAGGCGAGGTTTTTGGAGCGCGGAGGCCGTGTGAGTCTCAGCGGCAGCAGGATGAACGTGGGCACCCAACTAATCGGTTTAGTGCTTGAAGTCCTTGCAGGGTTGGCAAAGAGTCCTACTCTTTTGCATTGGAACCAGATATTTTTGTCCTG CCACTTGGCCAAGGAAGTGTCAAGGTGGAGCTTggtgaattctgtcatcatgaaTGGCAGCACCAGTGTGTCTGGCACCCAGACAGCACGACTCAAAAGCGAGTCAG TTGCAGATACATGGAGCAAAGAGGATTGTCTGACACTGCTGGAGAGGATACGCAGTCTGCTACCTGATGGAGACACAATGAAGTATAAAACCACAGAGTCTCATTTTGACTGGGAGAAGGTGGGGTTCGGGGGTTTCACTGGAGACATGTGTAAGCAGAAATGGCAGAAAGTTTCCACCGAG GTGCGTAAATACAGAACAATGACAGAGCTCATTGTTGATGCTACTGAGCATGTGAAGAACCCTTacaaggggaaaaaattaaag ACACATCCAGACTTCCCAAAGAAAGCCCTCACTCCCTATTTTCGCTTCTTTATGGAGAAGCGAGCCAAGTATGCAAAAATCCATCCAGAGATGAGCAACTTGGATCTCACCAAGATTTTGTCCAAAAAATATAAAGAGCTTCCTGAAAAGAAAAAG CTCAAGTACATTCAAGAGttccagagagagaaagaggcttTTGAAAAGAACATGGCAAGATTCAA GGAAGACCACCCAGATTTAATAGAGGAGAGAAAGAAGTCAGACCTTCCAGAGAAGCCCAAGACCCCTCAGCAGCTATGGTACAACCATGAGAAGAAGGCCTTCATGAAAGTTCACCCAGAG GTAAGCCAGAAGGACCTGAAGGAAGCATTACGTAGACAGTGGTCCCAGTTACCAGACAAAAAGAGGCTAAAATGGATCAGCAAAGCTCTAGAGCTGCAGAAACAATATGAG GACAGCATGAGAGCGTATCTTGAAGCTCACCCGGATGCAAACTCTGAGGAACACGTCAAATCTGTCCTGACCAAGGCTGAACGGCAGCTCAAGGACAAGTTTGATGGCCGGCCAACCAAACCACCACC AAATGGCTATTCTCTGTACTGTGCTGAACTAATGGTAACCATGAAGGACGTGCCAAGTACGGAGCGAATGGTGCTGTGCAGTAAGAAATGGAAGTTGATGACCCAGAAAGAGAAGGATATGTTCCAGAAACAATGTGAACAG AGAAAGAAACAGTATGAGATTGACATTCAGAGGTTTCTTGAG AGTCTCCCAGAAGAGGAGAGGGAGCGTGTGTTGGGAGAGGAGAAGATGGGAGGCACCAAGCTGAACATAGCGGGTGTAGGCAGCCCCCTAAGGGCCAAATCCCCATCTGTGAAG GAACGGTGTCGTGACCCTGAGCAGGATCAGTGTGTACATGGGCTTTTGAAAGAGAAGCGAGATGGTAAGAAGAAAACACGGCTTCCTGAAACACCGAAGACTCCAGAGGAAATGTGGCAGCAGAATGTGATAGGAGACTATCTGGCTAAATACAGA AATGACCGGAAGAAAGCGCAGAATGCAATGGATGCCGCTTGGAAGGCCATGGAAAAGAAGGAGAAGATTCCTTGGATCAAGAAGGCTGCAGAGGACCAGAAGCGATACGAGGTTCAGTACCGGACCGTG AGAGAGCTGTTGGAGATGAGGACAGTTCTGTCAGGACAGGgtcaaagaaaaccaaaattcGATGGCGAGCCTAAGAAGCCCCCAGT GAGCGGGTATCAAATGTTCTCTCAGGAACTGCTAACTAACGGTGAGCTGAATCACTTCAGCCTGAAGGAGCGCATGGTGGAGATCGGCAAGCGATGGCACAAGCTTAGTCAGAGCCAGAaggacaaatataaaaaacaggtGGAGGAGCAACAACTAGAGTACAAAGCTGAGCTTGACGCTTGGGTAAAG TCGCTATCCCCTCAGGAGCGTGCGGTGTATAAAGAGTTCTCGTCTACG AAACGGCGAAGCACTACAAAAGCACGAGGTCCCGGGGCGAAAGTCCAAGTCACCAAGGGGAAGGCG CAGGACACGTCGGactcagatgaagatgatgagaaAACAGATACGTCAGACtcggaggatgatgatgatgagtcatCTGGCAGCACTGatagtgatgatgatgacgaaGATGATGAG AATgaagatgacgatgatgatgacgacaatgatgatgatgaccaATCGGACGGTTCCAGCAGCTCATCATCAGAAGATAGTATTGACTCTGATTCAGACTAA
- the LOC109099306 gene encoding nucleolar transcription factor 1-A-like isoform X5 encodes MDINSTPIRPVCFWAAEARFLERGGRVSLSGSRMNVGTQLIGLVLEVLAGLAKSPTLLHWNQIFLSCHLAKEVSRWSLVNSVIMNGSTSVSGTQTARLKSESVADTWSKEDCLTLLERIRSLLPDGDTMKYKTTESHFDWEKVGFGGFTGDMCKQKWQKVSTEVRKYRTMTELIVDATEHVKNPYKGKKLKTHPDFPKKALTPYFRFFMEKRAKYAKIHPEMSNLDLTKILSKKYKELPEKKKLKYIQEFQREKEAFEKNMARFKEDHPDLIEERKKSDLPEKPKTPQQLWYNHEKKAFMKVHPEVSQKDLKEALRRQWSQLPDKKRLKWISKALELQKQYEDSMRAYLEAHPDANSEEHVKSVLTKAERQLKDKFDGRPTKPPPNGYSLYCAELMVTMKDVPSTERMVLCSKKWKLMTQKEKDMFQKQCEQRKKQYEIDIQRFLESLPEEERERVLGEEKMGGTKLNIAGVGSPLRAKSPSVKERCRDPEQDQCVHGLLKEKRDGKKKTRLPETPKTPEEMWQQNVIGDYLAKYRNDRKKAQNAMDAAWKAMEKKEKIPWIKKAAEDQKRYEVQYRTVRELLEMRTVLSGQGQRKPKFDGEPKKPPVSGYQMFSQELLTNGELNHFSLKERMVEIGKRWHKLSQSQKDKYKKQVEEQQLEYKAELDAWVKSLSPQERAVYKEFSSTKRRSTTKARGPGAKVQVTKGKADTSDSDEDDEKTDTSDSEDDDDESSGSTDSDDDDEDDENEDDDDDDDNDDDDQSDGSSSSSSEDSIDSDSD; translated from the exons ATGGATATCAACTCAACACCAATTAGACCCGTGTGTTTTTGGGCTGCAGAGGCGAGGTTTTTGGAGCGCGGAGGCCGTGTGAGTCTCAGCGGCAGCAGGATGAACGTGGGCACCCAACTAATCGGTTTAGTGCTTGAAGTCCTTGCAGGGTTGGCAAAGAGTCCTACTCTTTTGCATTGGAACCAGATATTTTTGTCCTG CCACTTGGCCAAGGAAGTGTCAAGGTGGAGCTTggtgaattctgtcatcatgaaTGGCAGCACCAGTGTGTCTGGCACCCAGACAGCACGACTCAAAAGCGAGTCAG TTGCAGATACATGGAGCAAAGAGGATTGTCTGACACTGCTGGAGAGGATACGCAGTCTGCTACCTGATGGAGACACAATGAAGTATAAAACCACAGAGTCTCATTTTGACTGGGAGAAGGTGGGGTTCGGGGGTTTCACTGGAGACATGTGTAAGCAGAAATGGCAGAAAGTTTCCACCGAG GTGCGTAAATACAGAACAATGACAGAGCTCATTGTTGATGCTACTGAGCATGTGAAGAACCCTTacaaggggaaaaaattaaag ACACATCCAGACTTCCCAAAGAAAGCCCTCACTCCCTATTTTCGCTTCTTTATGGAGAAGCGAGCCAAGTATGCAAAAATCCATCCAGAGATGAGCAACTTGGATCTCACCAAGATTTTGTCCAAAAAATATAAAGAGCTTCCTGAAAAGAAAAAG CTCAAGTACATTCAAGAGttccagagagagaaagaggcttTTGAAAAGAACATGGCAAGATTCAA GGAAGACCACCCAGATTTAATAGAGGAGAGAAAGAAGTCAGACCTTCCAGAGAAGCCCAAGACCCCTCAGCAGCTATGGTACAACCATGAGAAGAAGGCCTTCATGAAAGTTCACCCAGAG GTAAGCCAGAAGGACCTGAAGGAAGCATTACGTAGACAGTGGTCCCAGTTACCAGACAAAAAGAGGCTAAAATGGATCAGCAAAGCTCTAGAGCTGCAGAAACAATATGAG GACAGCATGAGAGCGTATCTTGAAGCTCACCCGGATGCAAACTCTGAGGAACACGTCAAATCTGTCCTGACCAAGGCTGAACGGCAGCTCAAGGACAAGTTTGATGGCCGGCCAACCAAACCACCACC AAATGGCTATTCTCTGTACTGTGCTGAACTAATGGTAACCATGAAGGACGTGCCAAGTACGGAGCGAATGGTGCTGTGCAGTAAGAAATGGAAGTTGATGACCCAGAAAGAGAAGGATATGTTCCAGAAACAATGTGAACAG AGAAAGAAACAGTATGAGATTGACATTCAGAGGTTTCTTGAG AGTCTCCCAGAAGAGGAGAGGGAGCGTGTGTTGGGAGAGGAGAAGATGGGAGGCACCAAGCTGAACATAGCGGGTGTAGGCAGCCCCCTAAGGGCCAAATCCCCATCTGTGAAG GAACGGTGTCGTGACCCTGAGCAGGATCAGTGTGTACATGGGCTTTTGAAAGAGAAGCGAGATGGTAAGAAGAAAACACGGCTTCCTGAAACACCGAAGACTCCAGAGGAAATGTGGCAGCAGAATGTGATAGGAGACTATCTGGCTAAATACAGA AATGACCGGAAGAAAGCGCAGAATGCAATGGATGCCGCTTGGAAGGCCATGGAAAAGAAGGAGAAGATTCCTTGGATCAAGAAGGCTGCAGAGGACCAGAAGCGATACGAGGTTCAGTACCGGACCGTG AGAGAGCTGTTGGAGATGAGGACAGTTCTGTCAGGACAGGgtcaaagaaaaccaaaattcGATGGCGAGCCTAAGAAGCCCCCAGT GAGCGGGTATCAAATGTTCTCTCAGGAACTGCTAACTAACGGTGAGCTGAATCACTTCAGCCTGAAGGAGCGCATGGTGGAGATCGGCAAGCGATGGCACAAGCTTAGTCAGAGCCAGAaggacaaatataaaaaacaggtGGAGGAGCAACAACTAGAGTACAAAGCTGAGCTTGACGCTTGGGTAAAG TCGCTATCCCCTCAGGAGCGTGCGGTGTATAAAGAGTTCTCGTCTACG AAACGGCGAAGCACTACAAAAGCACGAGGTCCCGGGGCGAAAGTCCAAGTCACCAAGGGGAAGGCG GACACGTCGGactcagatgaagatgatgagaaAACAGATACGTCAGACtcggaggatgatgatgatgagtcatCTGGCAGCACTGatagtgatgatgatgacgaaGATGATGAG AATgaagatgacgatgatgatgacgacaatgatgatgatgaccaATCGGACGGTTCCAGCAGCTCATCATCAGAAGATAGTATTGACTCTGATTCAGACTAA